The following coding sequences lie in one Sphingomonas sp. M1-B02 genomic window:
- a CDS encoding 2OG-Fe(II) oxygenase, giving the protein MIRINPAHDPAVLADAFKASRRMQVRDFFVPADAERIHDVLSTATPWWLVYNVGSKVEQLPPEYLATLSQAQLNQMLHGIQERARTQYQFLYQFYPMVSTYFTPTAKPAPILAAYEFLNSPASLDFFRTLTGRPDIKWADAQATLYRSGNFLKSHSDLDEGGHRVAAYVLNFTKLWERDWGGYLQFFDEQHDIEQAYRPIFNALNIFGVPQDHSVGMVSSFCYGLRYSITGWLRSDAPPGSFGRVAG; this is encoded by the coding sequence GTGATCAGGATCAATCCCGCCCATGATCCGGCGGTACTCGCCGACGCCTTCAAGGCGAGCCGCCGGATGCAGGTCCGGGACTTCTTCGTTCCCGCGGACGCGGAGCGCATCCACGACGTGCTGAGCACGGCCACCCCCTGGTGGCTCGTCTACAATGTCGGCAGCAAGGTGGAGCAGCTACCGCCGGAATATCTCGCGACGCTGAGCCAGGCGCAGTTGAACCAGATGCTGCATGGCATTCAGGAGCGCGCCCGGACGCAATATCAGTTCCTGTATCAATTCTATCCGATGGTCTCGACCTACTTCACGCCGACGGCAAAGCCGGCGCCCATCCTGGCGGCCTACGAGTTTCTCAATTCACCGGCTTCGCTGGATTTCTTCCGGACGCTGACCGGGCGGCCCGATATCAAATGGGCGGATGCCCAGGCCACGCTGTATCGTTCCGGCAACTTCCTGAAATCGCATAGCGATCTGGACGAGGGGGGGCACCGCGTGGCGGCCTATGTGCTCAACTTCACCAAATTGTGGGAGCGCGACTGGGGCGGCTATCTGCAGTTCTTCGACGAACAGCACGATATCGAGCAGGCCTATCGCCCCATTTTCAATGCGCTCAACATTTTCGGTGTCCCCCAGGATCATAGCGTCGGGATGGTGTCGTCCTTCTGTTACGGCTTGCGCTATTCGATCACCGGCTGGCTGCGCAGCGACGCGCCGCCCGGCAGCTTTGGGCGCGTTGCCGGCTGA